TGTACACCCAAGCAATAAATTGCAACCCAGCTTGGCGCATCTCTTCCAGCCACCATAAGGTCCACTCCGTAAGCTCCACGTTCGTACGGGTAACGTTCGAGTTATCGTTCAGAATTTTAGGGCACGGATGTGCCCGGATGGTTTCTAGCATAAGCAGGCACGTAGCCCGCGAATCTTCCTTTGTATACTCCCCTTTCCAATCCACATATAGCCACTGGTTGGCCGCATCGAACCCAATATAGAGGTTGCTTTGGTCGATGATAGATGTCAATTCCATAGAGGCAAAACGACTCAACCGTAGAAATATTTTAAATACACAAATACTAGCCGTATTAGCTGACTAGAGTGATAAGGCCTACCCTCCATTTGAGTCGCTACTTCAGCTGATCTATTCACTAAAAAAGGAAGAATGGCACTCGACCAATTCTTCCTTTTTTCCAACTTCTATAAAAATTCACAGCTTTAACTCTAGCGACCAAAATCGTCTTGGACACGTACGATATCATCTTCATCTGAAGGCTGATCGGCGTTCGTGTGCTGCCAAATCTCGGCTAGCACGCCCCAATCGTTCAGGCCCACGAGGCGGTGCCGCTCGCCCTGCTTCAGCGTGATTAGCTCACCGGGCGCGTAGGTTTTCAGCTCGCCTTCTTCGTCCGTATCGCTCGTTACCACGCCAACCGGACCTTGTAGCACCTTCCAAATCTCGGCGCGGCGGAAGTGATACTGCCACGACAAACGCTTCTGAGGCGCCACAATCAGAATCTTGGGACTCAGCTTGCCCGAAATGCGCAGGGTATCAACCGACAAGCCGTCAAAATACGTGTCAGCGAATTGCTGAGCTTGATCTTCGTTGATTACGAAGAAGCCACCCCATGGGCGCGACTGATCTTGCTTGTCGATAGAGAAGCCTTGCTGCTCAAGTTGCTGCTCGGTTTGTTGAAAAAGGGTTTCCTTCTGATTTTCAGTGCTCATGTTTAGGTAAGCTAAAAGGTGAGCCAAGGGCGAACTTCGCTTTGGCAGGTGATTCTTTGGTCAATGATCGGGCTGCAATATAGCATTGGAGTTGTTCTTACGCGTGCTAAGCTAGCTCAACGCTGGTTGTCAACTTCCCTCAACCAGTCGTGTAGTTGCCCAGACTGGATCTTCATTTTGCTGGGCAAGGCAACGCGAAATATCAGCTAGGTACTCTGGCTGCTATTATGAAGCCTAAGTGGCATCGGGTTCTTCCTCTTGAGCACTTAAAACGCATCTGCACACAGGATTATAATTTAATCATTCTATTATAAACTTTCCTTTTTTCAATAAAACATCATTGACTTTCCTCTAAACGCGTGCTACATTCAGGACTATAACGCCGCCGCTACAGTCGTTTGCCCTACCCTATCTACCTGCCGTCCAGGCACACCTATCTGCTTTTCGCATTTATTCACTCCTGCTTCTATGTCTTATGTCTACGCCGTCAGGAGCGGTCTTACTTGCCGCCCCACCTACTCTGCATCGCTCAGGTTTGGACGTTACGCTACGCGGAGCTTGGCCTGAGCTAACCCTGCGCATCGTGCCCGACCCCGACCAGCTATCAGCGCTTCTTCAGCATCAGCGCTTTGCCCTAGTCATCGCCGACAGTACTGTGCCTGGGTCTAGCTTACTGGCCCAGCTCCTGCACCTGCGACTACGACACTCATCTCAGCAGATGCTCTTGCTCACGGACGCACGCCTATCAACTGCGACTCGCCAGCAGATCGCGCAGTCAGGCTATCCGCTCCTGTCCCGTAACGCCATGCCAACCGAAGTAGTAGCCACTGTTGGAGAGCTACTCGCACGCGCTGGGAGCAGCTTATTCTCTGCTCCCTCTTCCTATACGCGCCCTGGCAAGCCTGCTACTGCCTTGAGTCGTCGGGAATTAGAGGTGCTGCGCTTGGTAGTAGACGACTGCTGCAATCAGGAAATAGCGGACCGCTTGTACGTGAGCGTGCGCACCGTAGAGAGCCACCGCCGCGCCTTGCTTCAGAAAACGGGCGCCAAAACGCTGGTCGGCTTGGTGGTACAGGCAGTGCGTGAAGGCTGGGTGCAGGTAGCGTAGCCACTATCGGCGGTAAATAATAGCCGCGGATCTGCTGATTTGAAAGTAGATCCGCGGTGCTTCAGCAAGTTGCGTTGCGTCCGTTTCATCTTCTCTAGGGGGTGCTCCTATGGCCTACTTCGACTTACACGCCCACCCGGTATTGAAGGCGCACTTGAGCGGCACCCAAACCGCGAACCGCCGCCCCGTATGGTCTAGTGACCAAGACGACATACCTGTTGCCTCCCCGCTGGTTCTCTTTATGCGCAACATTTTGCGGCATCAAGCCAACCTGTACCAATTGGAAGCAGGGGAGGTAAAACTGAGCGTGTCGGTGCACCACTCCCCCGAGATTGGGATGGTAGAAAGCAACCTTTTTCACACTGTTGCTAATCAGATTCCCTCTTTTGTTAGCCCCGCTTTGCTGCGCGAGGTACAGCAAGTTGGGAAACCGGAGAAGCGGACGTACTTCGATCATCTGTGCGACTCGCTGGCGCTGTTGCCCGATGATCTCACGGGGCCACAAGGGCAGCGCGTGAACGTGCTCCGCAGCCTTGTCGAGTACGACCCGGAAGCTCTCAACTTCATCCGGGCCATTGAGGGGGCGCACTGCCTCTACAGCGACCCGACCGGCGAATCGGCCGCGGACAACTTACAAACGTTGCTGAACGAAGGTCACCGTTTTCTATACCTGACCCTAGCTCACCTTACTGACAATCATATCTGCACCCACGCTTTCGGGATGCGCATGAAAGTTGGCCCCGTTACAGTTAGCCGCAATGAGGCGTTCTACCCGCGCGGCATGGGTCTGACGGACACCGGCAAAAACCTGATTCGCGTAGCGCTGAAAGCCGGCGTCCTGATCGACGTGAAGCACCTAAGCAGCGCCAGCCGGATACAGTACTACGAGTTGCGGCAAACGGAATTTCCTAATGTCCCTATCCTGTGCAGCCACGGCGCGGCGGCTGGTTGTAGTCGCGACAAGCCACCTATTCGCAAGGCAGTGGCGCATCACACCATAGAAAACTTGGTAGTGGTGCACTACAAGCAGGGCGGCTTCCTCAAACCTAGGATAACGCCGCAGGATTTCAACTGCTGGTCAATCAATATGTACGACGAGGACATCCGCGAAATCGTAGCGTCGGGTGGGATGATCGGTATTTCGCTTGACAAGCGCATTCTGGGCGTGAATAAAACCGCGAAGGAAATCTTCAGCCGCGAAGAATATGACCTAATTAAGGTTCGCCCGGAGGTAACACCGGCGCAACAAGAGCCCGCCGCAGATGCCGACGTGGAGGACGAAGACGACCTACTCGAAGCCGACGAGCTAGCCGACATGGCCGAAGCACGCCAGTCGCTTGCCCATGACGAAGCCGGTATCAGCGCCCTGGAGTTTGCCCAGCGGCGCCATCTTAAGTTCCTGGCTCATCAGATTCTGTACATGGTGAGCGTGGGCGGAAAAGATACCTGGGACTGCCTGTGTATCGGCTCCGACTTCGACGGCCTTATTGTGCCCGTGAAATGCGCCCGCTCTGTGCTAGACTTCGATGATATTGAGGACGCCTTGGTCAAGCGCCTGGTGGGCCTAGCCGATAACGACCCACATACCGACTACGGCCTGACGCCCAGCAATGTGCGCGAGCGGGTGCGGGGCCTACTCTGGCGCAACGGTTGGCAGTTTCTGGAGCGGCACTTCAACCAAGCCATGTAGCGCATTCGCCGAACAAGCAACGACAGCCTAGTTATATCCCA
This Hymenobacter sp. GOD-10R DNA region includes the following protein-coding sequences:
- a CDS encoding phosphoheptose isomerase; this translates as MSTENQKETLFQQTEQQLEQQGFSIDKQDQSRPWGGFFVINEDQAQQFADTYFDGLSVDTLRISGKLSPKILIVAPQKRLSWQYHFRRAEIWKVLQGPVGVVTSDTDEEGELKTYAPGELITLKQGERHRLVGLNDWGVLAEIWQHTNADQPSDEDDIVRVQDDFGR
- a CDS encoding response regulator transcription factor, translated to MSTPSGAVLLAAPPTLHRSGLDVTLRGAWPELTLRIVPDPDQLSALLQHQRFALVIADSTVPGSSLLAQLLHLRLRHSSQQMLLLTDARLSTATRQQIAQSGYPLLSRNAMPTEVVATVGELLARAGSSLFSAPSSYTRPGKPATALSRRELEVLRLVVDDCCNQEIADRLYVSVRTVESHRRALLQKTGAKTLVGLVVQAVREGWVQVA
- a CDS encoding membrane dipeptidase, with product MAYFDLHAHPVLKAHLSGTQTANRRPVWSSDQDDIPVASPLVLFMRNILRHQANLYQLEAGEVKLSVSVHHSPEIGMVESNLFHTVANQIPSFVSPALLREVQQVGKPEKRTYFDHLCDSLALLPDDLTGPQGQRVNVLRSLVEYDPEALNFIRAIEGAHCLYSDPTGESAADNLQTLLNEGHRFLYLTLAHLTDNHICTHAFGMRMKVGPVTVSRNEAFYPRGMGLTDTGKNLIRVALKAGVLIDVKHLSSASRIQYYELRQTEFPNVPILCSHGAAAGCSRDKPPIRKAVAHHTIENLVVVHYKQGGFLKPRITPQDFNCWSINMYDEDIREIVASGGMIGISLDKRILGVNKTAKEIFSREEYDLIKVRPEVTPAQQEPAADADVEDEDDLLEADELADMAEARQSLAHDEAGISALEFAQRRHLKFLAHQILYMVSVGGKDTWDCLCIGSDFDGLIVPVKCARSVLDFDDIEDALVKRLVGLADNDPHTDYGLTPSNVRERVRGLLWRNGWQFLERHFNQAM